In one window of Halomarina pelagica DNA:
- a CDS encoding SDR family oxidoreductase, translated as MYLRSSRRAGTPAGVANAAPFLASDRSAYLNGESPVLDGGTSSTQ; from the coding sequence GTGTATCTTCGTTCCTCGCGCCGGGCGGGCACGCCGGCGGGCGTGGCGAACGCCGCCCCGTTCCTCGCCAGCGACCGCTCCGCGTACCTGAACGGCGAGTCGCCGGTGCTCGACGGCGGGACGTCGAGCACCCAGTGA
- a CDS encoding ArsR/SmtB family transcription factor — protein MEAALWYVLTGTRGGPNRARILQTLRRRPRNANQLAEALDLHYETVRHHLDVLVDNDVLVTGGDGYGAVYLPSPRVRQQWDVVESILQEVGVDEDRVETDTESDTDS, from the coding sequence ATGGAGGCGGCCCTCTGGTACGTGCTGACGGGAACCCGAGGCGGACCGAATCGGGCACGGATCCTCCAGACCCTTCGCCGCCGACCGAGAAACGCGAATCAACTGGCCGAGGCGCTCGACCTCCACTACGAGACCGTCCGCCACCACCTGGACGTGCTCGTGGACAACGACGTCCTCGTGACCGGCGGCGACGGGTACGGAGCGGTGTACCTCCCATCGCCGCGCGTGCGACAGCAGTGGGACGTCGTCGAGTCGATCCTCCAGGAGGTCGGCGTAGACGAGGACCGAGTCGAAACGGATACGGAGAGTGACACCGACTCATGA
- a CDS encoding DUF7576 family protein: MVDPTSDLDEDVDESNAPRCAVCDRPLVRDPGHRVVTWIDDGRVETAHFCGASCRESWSES, from the coding sequence ATGGTCGATCCGACGTCCGACCTCGACGAAGACGTCGACGAGTCGAACGCGCCGCGGTGTGCCGTCTGCGATCGCCCGCTCGTTCGCGATCCCGGCCACCGGGTCGTCACCTGGATCGACGACGGTCGGGTCGAGACGGCCCACTTCTGCGGGGCGTCGTGTCGGGAATCGTGGTCGGAGTCGTGA
- a CDS encoding 5'-deoxyadenosine deaminase — translation MILTGTVLVDSSTVVEDGAVVVEGSRIAAVGPREDLLDRYPDHEREGYDLLMPGLVGGHVHSVQSLGRGIADDAELLDWLFDYVLPMEASLTAEEMRAAAELGYLELIESGTTTAIDHLSVAHADAAFEAAGEMGIRGLLGKVMMDKRAPKGLLEDTETALSASERLIEAYHDTCGGRIRYALTPRFAVSCTEECLRGARELADRYDGVRIHTHASENRDEVAQVEADTGRRNVHWLHEVGLTGEDVVLAHCVWTDETEREVLAETGTNVTYCPSSNMKLASGTAPIADYLDRGINVALGNDGPPCNNTLDPFTEMRQASLLQKVDRHDATSTPARVVFEMATRNGARAAGFERVGALREGWRADVIGLTTDLTRATPLYDPYSHVVFAAHGDDVRFTMVDGEVLQERGEVVVADADAIRARAREIAASIADRLDA, via the coding sequence ATGATACTCACTGGAACGGTGCTCGTCGACTCGAGTACCGTCGTCGAGGACGGGGCGGTCGTCGTCGAGGGGTCGCGTATCGCGGCCGTCGGCCCCCGCGAGGACCTCCTGGATCGATATCCCGACCACGAACGTGAGGGGTACGACCTGCTGATGCCGGGGCTGGTCGGCGGGCACGTCCACTCCGTCCAGAGCCTCGGACGGGGCATCGCCGACGACGCGGAACTGCTCGACTGGCTGTTCGACTACGTCCTCCCCATGGAGGCGTCGCTCACCGCCGAGGAGATGCGCGCCGCCGCCGAACTCGGCTACCTCGAACTGATCGAGAGCGGCACCACCACCGCGATCGATCACCTCTCGGTCGCCCACGCGGACGCCGCCTTCGAGGCGGCCGGCGAGATGGGGATCCGCGGCCTGCTCGGGAAGGTGATGATGGACAAGCGGGCACCCAAGGGGCTGCTCGAGGACACCGAGACGGCGCTGTCCGCGTCCGAACGGCTCATCGAGGCCTACCACGACACGTGCGGCGGGCGCATCCGCTACGCGCTGACGCCGCGCTTCGCCGTCTCCTGCACCGAGGAGTGCCTGCGCGGCGCGCGCGAACTGGCCGACCGCTACGACGGCGTGCGCATCCACACCCACGCGAGCGAGAACCGCGACGAGGTGGCGCAGGTGGAGGCCGACACCGGCCGGCGGAACGTCCACTGGCTCCACGAGGTCGGCCTCACCGGCGAGGACGTGGTGCTCGCCCACTGCGTCTGGACCGACGAGACGGAGCGCGAGGTGCTGGCCGAGACCGGCACCAACGTGACCTACTGTCCGTCCTCGAACATGAAGCTCGCCTCGGGGACCGCGCCGATCGCGGACTACCTCGACCGGGGGATCAACGTCGCGCTCGGCAACGACGGCCCGCCGTGCAACAACACCCTCGATCCCTTCACCGAGATGCGCCAGGCCAGCCTCCTCCAGAAGGTAGACCGGCACGACGCGACGTCGACGCCCGCACGGGTCGTCTTCGAGATGGCGACGCGCAACGGCGCGCGGGCGGCGGGCTTCGAGCGCGTCGGCGCGCTCCGCGAGGGCTGGCGCGCGGACGTGATCGGCCTGACGACCGACCTCACGCGCGCGACGCCGCTGTACGACCCCTACTCGCACGTCGTCTTCGCGGCCCACGGCGACGACGTGCGGTTCACGATGGTCGACGGCGAGGTCCTCCAGGAGCGCGGCGAGGTGGTCGTCGCGGACGCCGACGCGATCCGGGCGCGAGCGCGCGAGATCGCGGCGTCGATCGCGGATCGGCTGGACGCCTGA
- a CDS encoding ferritin-like domain-containing protein produces MKDSTTEFDGAGGSSDDHGTDRRGFLSTAAKLGGGAALLSFGGAGVAAADGHESKEGPSDLDILNYALTLEHLEYAFYRDALKTFGEKDFEGPNSPGDDIFNTNRPRYGTYQRFEEIREHEEAHVETISATIEKLGGTPVEEAEYDFPYDDVDGFISLARTFENLGVAAYAGAAPMIDNAEVLSAALSIHSVEARHAGYLNLHEYRLPYPDAFDPAKTMDQVLAAAGQFIVSDK; encoded by the coding sequence ATGAAGGACTCCACCACCGAATTCGACGGAGCAGGAGGATCGAGCGACGACCACGGTACCGACCGGCGCGGGTTCCTCTCGACGGCGGCGAAACTGGGCGGCGGGGCGGCGCTGCTCTCGTTCGGCGGCGCGGGCGTCGCCGCCGCCGACGGGCACGAATCGAAGGAGGGACCGAGCGACCTCGACATCCTCAACTACGCGCTGACGCTCGAGCACCTCGAGTACGCGTTCTACCGCGACGCGCTGAAGACCTTCGGCGAGAAGGACTTCGAGGGGCCGAACAGCCCCGGCGACGACATCTTCAATACCAACCGCCCGCGCTACGGCACCTACCAGCGGTTCGAGGAGATCCGCGAGCACGAGGAGGCGCACGTCGAGACGATCTCCGCGACCATCGAGAAGCTCGGCGGGACGCCCGTCGAGGAGGCGGAGTACGACTTCCCGTACGACGACGTGGACGGGTTCATCAGCCTCGCACGGACCTTCGAGAACCTCGGCGTCGCGGCCTACGCCGGTGCCGCGCCGATGATCGACAACGCGGAGGTCCTCTCGGCGGCGCTCAGCATCCACAGCGTCGAGGCGCGACACGCCGGCTACCTCAACCTCCACGAGTACCGCCTGCCGTACCCGGACGCCTTCGACCCGGCGAAGACCATGGACCAGGTCCTCGCGGCCGCCGGCCAGTTCATCGTCAGCGACAAGTAA
- a CDS encoding helix-turn-helix domain-containing protein, whose product MREVILQIRHHGEPESDISAKYPEVTLQSRSSMTGRTTSRKRIIEVSGDPAVIPKFLEEFGEADPIIALEPLSPVDRERVFVAMTYDAYKWDSISERLSDMGIHYRNGTTITAGWERWTLYLGDDDDLSSIVETIEAAGNETRLVRSVELSEVEANDQLDVTALVRELTPRQQEVLATAIDCGYYRMQRETTIEEIGEELGIAPTTTWEHLKRAEHKVMREMADHLDPPAVVRR is encoded by the coding sequence GTGAGGGAAGTAATACTCCAGATCCGACACCACGGCGAACCGGAAAGCGACATCAGTGCGAAGTATCCCGAGGTGACGCTCCAGTCGCGCTCGTCGATGACCGGACGGACGACGAGCAGGAAGCGCATCATCGAGGTGAGCGGCGATCCGGCGGTCATCCCCAAGTTTCTGGAGGAGTTCGGCGAGGCCGACCCCATCATCGCGCTCGAACCGCTCTCGCCGGTGGACCGGGAGCGCGTGTTCGTCGCGATGACCTACGACGCCTACAAGTGGGACAGCATCTCCGAGCGCCTCTCGGACATGGGTATCCACTACCGGAACGGGACGACCATCACCGCTGGCTGGGAGCGCTGGACGCTCTACCTCGGCGACGACGACGACCTCTCCTCGATCGTGGAGACGATCGAGGCGGCGGGCAACGAGACGCGACTGGTCAGGAGCGTCGAGCTGAGCGAGGTCGAGGCCAACGACCAGCTCGACGTGACGGCGCTCGTCCGCGAACTCACCCCGCGCCAGCAGGAGGTGCTCGCCACCGCCATCGACTGCGGCTACTACCGGATGCAGCGCGAGACGACCATCGAGGAGATCGGCGAGGAGCTGGGAATCGCTCCCACGACGACGTGGGAGCACCTGAAGCGGGCCGAGCACAAGGTCATGCGCGAGATGGCGGACCACCTCGACCCGCCCGCCGTCGTCCGGCGGTGA